From one Geoalkalibacter halelectricus genomic stretch:
- the draG gene encoding ADP-ribosyl-[dinitrogen reductase] hydrolase, producing MTEVLRRAEAAFLGLALGDALGATTEFMTPTEIRSRFGVHRKIVGGGWLHLKPGQVTDDTEMSLCIARALVAAGAWDLKGIAERFVAWMRAKPVDIGATCRRGIRDFMLQGQMQCPLNEWDAGNGAVMRMLPVALFTLGDAALLARCAREQAHLTHNHPLSDAACLTVGQMVHQALLGADRPALHALTRDLVATHPNFRFNDYRGHAGGYVVETLQTVFHFLFTTASFEECLVGVVNQGGDADTTGAIAGMIAGAFYGREGLPASWLRRLDAGVRAEIVDLAPRLIGLSPQGRGAGASA from the coding sequence ATGACCGAGGTGCTGCGCCGCGCCGAGGCCGCTTTTCTCGGGCTGGCCCTGGGCGACGCCCTGGGCGCCACCACCGAATTCATGACCCCGACCGAAATTCGCTCCCGCTTCGGCGTGCACCGCAAGATCGTCGGCGGCGGCTGGCTGCATCTCAAGCCGGGCCAGGTCACCGACGATACGGAGATGTCCCTGTGCATCGCCCGCGCCCTGGTGGCCGCCGGCGCCTGGGATCTCAAGGGCATCGCCGAGCGCTTCGTCGCCTGGATGCGGGCCAAGCCCGTCGATATCGGCGCGACCTGCCGGCGCGGCATTCGCGATTTCATGCTTCAGGGTCAGATGCAATGCCCTCTCAATGAGTGGGATGCCGGCAACGGCGCCGTGATGCGCATGCTGCCCGTGGCTCTGTTCACCCTGGGCGATGCGGCGCTGCTGGCGCGCTGCGCGCGCGAACAGGCCCACCTGACCCACAATCATCCCCTCTCCGACGCCGCCTGCCTTACCGTGGGGCAAATGGTGCACCAGGCACTGCTCGGCGCCGACCGTCCAGCCCTGCACGCCCTGACTCGCGACCTGGTGGCGACTCATCCCAATTTTCGCTTCAATGATTACCGCGGACATGCCGGAGGGTATGTCGTCGAGACACTTCAGACCGTCTTTCACTTTCTGTTCACCACGGCGAGCTTTGAGGAGTGCCTGGTCGGGGTGGTCAATCAGGGCGGTGACGCCGACACCACGGGTGCCATCGCCGGGATGATCGCCGGGGCGTTCTATGGCCGCGAAGGGCTGCCGGCGTCCTGGCTGCGCCGCCTGGATGCCGGGGTTCGGGCTGAAATTGTTGATTTGGCGCCGCGCCTAATTGGCCTCTCCCCGCAGGGACGGGGCGCCGGGGCGTCTGCTTAG
- a CDS encoding NAD(+)--dinitrogen-reductase ADP-D-ribosyltransferase, with product MRPAAMNLCNLPPWVIASRHFNAHPQPLEIQGVRQANPLLFERLAALDDAAARALQFHDYMDVTFQLHQWQQETSAKGRKSLKNSYLRFLRGWMFDSNALEGAVLKGWVESRFGLPPTFHKEPISDLNSHVYYQYLVDRMKGAARTNAINSQFDVLFEFVQQELASRYPRQMHLTLYRGVYDFHEYPLVEALEKNRCVVRLNNLNSFTSDFERAWEFGSKVMKARVPRAKIFYQCGILPSSLLKGEEEVLVLGGEYEIEVVTGGFG from the coding sequence ATGCGTCCAGCCGCCATGAACCTGTGCAATCTGCCGCCCTGGGTCATCGCCTCGCGGCATTTCAACGCCCACCCGCAGCCCCTGGAGATTCAAGGGGTGCGACAGGCCAACCCGCTGCTGTTCGAGCGGCTGGCGGCATTGGACGATGCCGCGGCGCGTGCCCTGCAGTTTCACGACTACATGGATGTGACCTTTCAACTCCATCAATGGCAGCAGGAAACCTCGGCCAAGGGGCGAAAAAGCCTTAAAAACAGTTACCTGCGTTTTTTGCGCGGCTGGATGTTCGACAGCAACGCCCTGGAGGGGGCGGTGCTCAAGGGCTGGGTCGAGAGCCGCTTTGGCTTGCCGCCGACCTTTCACAAGGAACCCATCAGCGATCTCAACAGCCACGTCTATTATCAGTATCTGGTCGACCGCATGAAGGGGGCGGCGCGCACCAACGCCATCAATTCGCAGTTCGACGTGCTCTTTGAGTTCGTGCAGCAGGAACTGGCCAGTCGCTATCCGCGGCAGATGCATCTCACCCTGTACCGCGGCGTCTATGATTTTCACGAATATCCCCTGGTTGAGGCGCTGGAGAAAAACCGTTGCGTGGTGCGGCTCAACAACCTCAATTCCTTTACCAGCGATTTCGAGCGCGCCTGGGAATTCGGCAGCAAGGTCATGAAGGCGCGGGTGCCGCGCGCCAAGATTTTTTATCAATGCGGCATCCTGCCTTCGAGTTTGCTCAAGGGCGAGGAGGAGGTTCTGGTGCTGGGCGGGGAATACGAAATTGAAGTGGTGACGGGCGGCTTCGGATGA
- a CDS encoding ANTAR domain-containing response regulator → MKTALVVDDEPMIRRQAAETLAHYGFDEIVEAANGQEAVNLALAKRPLLIVMDVTMPVLDGISAAEKIGKEAPTPIVLLTGNADVATIERARLAGVMSYLVKPFRGEQLLPAVDLAIHHFMEVTTLREEVAGLRETLESRKLIEKAKGMLIKKGMSEPEAYRRMQKLAMDKRKSLKEVAEAILLMEG, encoded by the coding sequence ATGAAAACCGCTCTCGTCGTTGACGACGAACCCATGATCCGCCGGCAGGCGGCGGAAACCCTGGCTCACTACGGTTTTGACGAGATCGTTGAGGCCGCCAACGGCCAGGAGGCCGTCAACCTGGCCCTGGCCAAACGCCCGCTGCTGATTGTGATGGATGTCACCATGCCTGTTCTCGATGGCATCAGCGCTGCCGAAAAAATAGGCAAGGAGGCCCCGACTCCCATCGTCCTGCTCACGGGCAATGCCGATGTCGCCACCATCGAGCGTGCCCGCCTGGCCGGGGTCATGAGTTATCTGGTCAAGCCCTTTCGCGGCGAGCAGTTGTTGCCCGCGGTGGATCTTGCCATTCATCATTTCATGGAAGTCACCACCCTGCGCGAGGAAGTGGCGGGCCTGCGCGAAACCCTTGAGTCGCGCAAACTCATCGAGAAGGCCAAGGGCATGCTGATCAAAAAGGGCATGAGCGAACCCGAGGCCTATCGCCGCATGCAGAAGCTGGCCATGGACAAGCGCAAATCCCTCAAGGAGGTGGCCGAGGCGATCTTGCTCATGGAAGGTTGA